The following are from one region of the Stenotrophomonas lactitubi genome:
- a CDS encoding SDR family NAD(P)-dependent oxidoreductase, producing the protein MGQSPSGDPTHAVPTTQGRIPTGAPTLDFTGRRVLIAGGSKGIGRELALAFAGAGAQVSACARGQAGLDALQADAQAQRTQLHTFSADLGDPARISAWLQAAADTLGGIDVLVNNATGYGMADDEDGWAASLQIDLMAAVRASRLALPWLRASSDACILNLSSIAAQQPRPGGAPYAAAKAALSHYTTSQALALAPDRIRVNAIAPGSIEFADGLWDRRRVEDPALYHGTLAKIPFGRFGQPREIADAALFLCSPLARWITGHVLNVDGGQVLMG; encoded by the coding sequence ATGGGTCAGAGCCCCTCCGGGGATCCGACCCACGCCGTGCCGACCACTCAGGGTCGGATCCCCACAGGGGCTCCGACCCTCGATTTCACCGGCCGCCGGGTGTTGATCGCCGGTGGCAGCAAGGGCATTGGCCGCGAACTGGCGCTGGCGTTTGCCGGCGCCGGTGCGCAGGTTTCGGCGTGCGCGCGCGGCCAGGCCGGCCTCGACGCCCTGCAGGCCGATGCGCAGGCACAGCGCACGCAACTGCACACCTTCTCCGCCGATCTGGGTGATCCTGCCCGGATCAGCGCCTGGCTGCAGGCCGCTGCCGACACGCTCGGCGGCATCGATGTGCTGGTCAACAACGCCACCGGCTATGGCATGGCCGATGACGAAGACGGCTGGGCCGCCAGCCTGCAGATCGACCTGATGGCCGCTGTCCGCGCATCGCGCCTTGCGTTGCCGTGGCTGCGCGCCTCGTCCGATGCCTGCATCCTCAATCTTTCTTCGATCGCCGCGCAGCAGCCGCGTCCCGGCGGTGCACCGTATGCGGCGGCCAAGGCCGCGCTCTCGCACTACACCACCTCGCAGGCGCTGGCACTGGCCCCGGATCGGATCCGGGTCAACGCCATTGCACCGGGCTCGATCGAATTCGCCGATGGTCTCTGGGATCGACGTCGTGTCGAAGATCCCGCCCTGTACCACGGCACCCTGGCGAAGATTCCGTTCGGCCGCTTCGGGCAGCCGCGCGAGATCGCCGACGCCGCGTTGTTCCTGTGCTCGCCGCTGGCGCGCTGGATCACCGGCCACGTGCTCAACGTCGATGGCGGCCAGGTGTTGATGGGCTGA
- the amaB gene encoding L-piperidine-6-carboxylate dehydrogenase, which produces MSSELLKSLGLDAINAGTYLGNGEWSSATGGELITPINPTTGEPIAQVRATTEDEYETVIARAQEAFKVWRTTPAPRRGEAVRLCGEALRKHKDALGSLVALEMGKSKPEGDGEVQEMIDIADFAVGQSRMLYGYTMHSERPGHRMYEQYQPLGLVGIISAFNFPVAVWAWNSFLATICGDICLWKPSNKTPLTAIASMRICNEALRDAGFPDLFFLINDAGTALSEKMVADKRVPLISFTGSTQVGRTVAEKVAHRLGRCLLELGGNNAIILDETADLKLAIPGIVFGAVGTAGQRCTTTRRLIVHESIHDDVLATLVKAYKQVEGKIGDPTDPANLMGPLNSDGAVQQFLASIEKAKASGGTIETGGTRIDRAGNFVLPAIVTGLKNSDEVVQHETFAPILYVMKYSTLDEAIDMQNGVPQGLSSSIFTTNLKTAERFLSAAGSDCGIANVNIGTSGAEIGGAFGGEKDTGGGRESGSDAWKVYMRRQTNTINYSDSLPLAQGIKFDL; this is translated from the coding sequence ATGTCTTCCGAGCTGCTCAAGTCCCTTGGTCTGGACGCGATCAACGCTGGCACCTACCTGGGCAACGGGGAGTGGTCGAGCGCTACCGGCGGTGAGCTGATCACCCCGATCAACCCGACCACCGGCGAGCCGATCGCGCAGGTCCGCGCCACCACCGAAGACGAGTACGAAACCGTCATCGCGCGTGCGCAGGAAGCCTTCAAGGTCTGGCGCACCACGCCGGCCCCGCGTCGTGGTGAAGCCGTGCGCCTGTGCGGCGAAGCGCTGCGCAAGCACAAGGATGCCCTCGGTTCGCTCGTCGCGCTGGAAATGGGCAAGAGCAAGCCAGAAGGCGATGGTGAAGTGCAGGAGATGATCGACATCGCCGACTTCGCCGTGGGCCAGAGCCGCATGCTGTACGGCTACACCATGCATTCCGAGCGCCCCGGCCACCGCATGTACGAGCAGTACCAGCCGCTCGGCCTGGTCGGCATCATCAGCGCGTTCAACTTCCCGGTCGCGGTGTGGGCATGGAACTCGTTCCTGGCCACCATCTGCGGCGACATCTGCCTGTGGAAGCCGTCCAACAAGACCCCGCTGACCGCCATCGCCTCGATGCGCATCTGCAATGAAGCGCTGCGCGATGCCGGTTTCCCGGACCTGTTCTTCCTGATCAACGACGCCGGCACCGCACTGTCGGAAAAGATGGTGGCCGACAAGCGCGTGCCGCTGATCAGCTTCACCGGTTCCACCCAGGTCGGCCGCACGGTCGCCGAGAAGGTTGCGCATCGCCTCGGCCGTTGCCTGCTGGAACTGGGCGGCAACAACGCGATCATCCTCGACGAAACCGCCGACCTGAAGCTGGCGATCCCCGGCATCGTGTTCGGTGCGGTCGGCACCGCCGGCCAGCGCTGCACCACCACCCGCCGCCTGATCGTGCACGAATCCATCCATGACGACGTGCTGGCCACGCTGGTCAAGGCCTACAAGCAGGTGGAAGGCAAGATCGGCGATCCGACCGACCCGGCCAACCTGATGGGCCCGCTGAACAGCGACGGTGCTGTGCAGCAGTTCCTGGCGTCCATCGAAAAGGCCAAGGCCAGCGGCGGCACCATCGAAACCGGCGGTACGCGCATCGACCGCGCCGGCAACTTCGTGCTGCCGGCCATTGTCACCGGCCTGAAGAACAGCGATGAAGTGGTGCAGCACGAGACCTTCGCGCCGATCCTGTACGTGATGAAGTACAGCACGCTGGACGAAGCCATCGACATGCAGAACGGCGTGCCGCAGGGCCTGTCCTCCTCGATCTTCACCACCAACCTGAAGACTGCCGAGCGCTTCCTGTCGGCGGCCGGTTCGGATTGCGGCATCGCCAACGTCAACATCGGTACCTCTGGCGCGGAAATCGGTGGCGCCTTCGGTGGCGAGAAGGACACCGGCGGTGGTCGCGAATCTGGCTCGGATGCATGGAAGGTCTACATGCGCCGCCAGACCAACACCATCAACTATTCGGATTCGCTGCCGCTGGCCCAGGGCATCAAGTTCGACCTGTGA
- the galE gene encoding UDP-glucose 4-epimerase GalE translates to MNILICGGAGYIGSHMAQYLAETGHTVTVLDNLSTGHRGAVRWGELLEADLLDAEALKRAFQGRHFDAVMHFAARSLVGESVIDPYAYYANNVTGTLNLLEAMRRHGVDRIVFSSTAAVFGNPQADVIDEDHPKAPINPYGASKLMAERILADAATAYGLRSTCLRYFNAAGALPDHGIGEAHACETHLIPNVLRAALGIGAAMKVFGEDYATPDGTCVRDYVHVQDLAQAHALALEYMEHTPGAHAFNLGNGHGFSVREVITAAAAVTGREIPFEMAERRPGDPASLVASSTRAREILGWQPKWTELAPIIESAWQWHRSPPAWSPQPVARKAARGMDEALPA, encoded by the coding sequence ATGAACATCCTCATCTGCGGCGGCGCCGGCTACATCGGCAGCCACATGGCCCAGTACCTCGCCGAAACCGGCCACACCGTAACCGTGCTCGACAACCTCTCCACCGGCCACCGTGGTGCCGTCCGCTGGGGTGAACTGCTTGAGGCAGACCTGTTGGATGCCGAAGCACTGAAGCGCGCGTTTCAGGGTCGCCACTTCGACGCTGTAATGCACTTCGCCGCGCGCTCGCTGGTGGGCGAATCCGTTATCGATCCTTACGCGTACTACGCCAACAACGTCACCGGCACCCTCAACCTGCTGGAGGCCATGCGCCGCCATGGCGTCGACCGGATCGTGTTCTCGTCCACAGCCGCCGTCTTCGGCAATCCACAGGCAGATGTAATCGATGAGGACCATCCCAAGGCGCCCATCAACCCCTACGGCGCCAGCAAACTGATGGCAGAGCGGATCCTCGCGGATGCAGCGACGGCCTACGGCCTGCGCTCGACCTGCCTGCGCTACTTCAATGCTGCTGGCGCTCTGCCCGACCACGGCATCGGCGAGGCGCATGCCTGCGAAACCCACCTGATTCCCAATGTCCTGCGTGCCGCGCTGGGCATTGGCGCAGCCATGAAAGTGTTCGGTGAAGACTATGCAACGCCCGATGGGACCTGCGTGCGCGACTACGTGCATGTGCAGGACCTGGCCCAGGCCCATGCGCTTGCCCTTGAGTACATGGAACACACCCCCGGCGCGCACGCCTTCAATCTCGGCAACGGTCACGGATTCTCGGTCCGCGAGGTGATCACCGCTGCCGCAGCGGTGACCGGGCGCGAGATTCCATTTGAAATGGCCGAGCGCCGTCCGGGCGATCCAGCCAGTCTGGTTGCCTCTTCCACCCGCGCCCGCGAGATCCTGGGCTGGCAACCCAAGTGGACCGAACTGGCGCCCATCATCGAAAGCGCCTGGCAGTGGCATCGCAGCCCGCCCGCATGGTCGCCGCAACCGGTCGCCCGCAAAGCTGCCCGCGGGATGGACGAAGCCCTGCCTGCCTGA
- a CDS encoding glycosyltransferase: protein MKVAIIHYWFVTWRGGEKVIEQLLKLYPDADVFTHVATPEIERTKLAGHRVQRTFVSRLPGAQKRYQKYLPLMPVALEQLDLTGYDLVISSESGPAKNVITHPDALHICYCHSPMRYVWDMYPLYLADAGWLTRLLMRPLMHYMRLTDSVSASRVDHFIANSKFIARRIDKCYRRQAEVIHPPVEVDDFEARAEKQDYYLLLGQLTAYKKADLVMDAFLRSGKRLVIIGEGEQLAAMRARATERVVVLGRQPFSALKEHLANAKALVFPGVEDFGIVPLEAMASGTPVIAYAKGGALETVIESDDPSAATGLFFHEQSIDAINEAVARFESLSEPISAEACRARAEQFAPDRFREELSSFIQAKLRREA, encoded by the coding sequence ATGAAAGTAGCGATCATCCACTACTGGTTCGTCACCTGGCGTGGTGGCGAGAAGGTCATTGAGCAACTGCTCAAACTCTATCCAGACGCCGATGTCTTCACGCATGTGGCGACGCCGGAGATAGAGCGCACGAAGCTTGCAGGCCATCGCGTGCAGCGCACATTTGTGTCCAGGCTGCCGGGTGCCCAGAAGCGCTATCAGAAATATCTCCCGCTCATGCCCGTCGCCTTGGAGCAACTGGACCTCACCGGATACGACCTCGTCATCTCGAGCGAGTCTGGACCGGCGAAGAACGTCATCACGCATCCTGATGCACTACACATCTGTTACTGCCATAGCCCAATGCGGTATGTCTGGGATATGTATCCACTCTACCTTGCGGATGCTGGATGGCTTACCCGGCTTCTGATGCGGCCGTTGATGCATTACATGCGCCTCACCGACTCTGTCTCCGCTTCGCGTGTCGATCATTTCATCGCGAATTCGAAGTTCATCGCGCGCAGGATAGACAAGTGCTATCGCCGGCAGGCAGAAGTCATTCACCCTCCTGTGGAAGTGGATGACTTTGAAGCACGCGCTGAGAAACAGGACTACTACCTTCTTCTCGGTCAGTTGACCGCGTACAAGAAGGCAGACCTTGTGATGGACGCATTTCTGCGCAGCGGGAAGCGGTTGGTCATCATTGGCGAGGGCGAACAACTCGCTGCCATGCGCGCGCGCGCGACGGAAAGGGTTGTCGTACTTGGGCGGCAACCGTTCTCCGCGTTGAAAGAACATCTGGCCAACGCGAAAGCCCTTGTTTTCCCAGGCGTGGAAGACTTCGGCATTGTTCCACTTGAGGCAATGGCTTCCGGAACTCCAGTCATCGCATATGCCAAGGGTGGTGCGCTTGAGACTGTGATCGAGAGTGACGACCCCAGCGCAGCAACTGGATTGTTCTTCCACGAACAATCCATTGATGCAATCAATGAGGCTGTTGCTCGATTTGAGTCGCTTTCAGAGCCCATCTCGGCAGAGGCATGTCGTGCAAGGGCTGAACAGTTCGCACCCGACCGATTCAGGGAAGAACTCTCGTCCTTCATCCAGGCAAAACTCCGCAGAGAAGCCTGA
- a CDS encoding glycosyltransferase has protein sequence MTKVLMITARADHGGGPRHLELLMRDGADWIVPYVACPDEKPYWARFNEIAGGRMFRIPHRKFDFRQAWRLAMYARRHGIHIVHAHGKGAGLYARFVSAVTGIPGVHTAHGIHVGEYGRIGRKLYSLYENVSSLWVNHVVHVSDEEKSQAQMLGLWRKRPSTVIPNGVTSHEPSEINAMRDRARRHLRAREGVPIVVTASRFDYQKNMLEAYAVAKARPDMHFIWIGTGADSPTLTERAASEGVSNISFLGQVDNPLDHLAAADVYLSTSRWEGLPLAVLEAMSLGIPSVLSNVTGHVELVRTHGVGLLYTLGDIDSATAALLRVAYEKPLQKALSEQALHSQLHRFSSKVVAMETAAIYKKVLEV, from the coding sequence ATGACAAAGGTTCTGATGATCACAGCCCGCGCCGACCACGGCGGCGGGCCGCGACATCTGGAATTGCTTATGCGTGATGGCGCGGACTGGATCGTGCCATACGTGGCCTGCCCTGATGAGAAGCCCTATTGGGCCCGATTCAACGAAATTGCTGGCGGCCGAATGTTCCGCATTCCCCACAGGAAGTTTGATTTTCGTCAGGCTTGGCGCTTGGCCATGTATGCGCGCCGCCACGGAATTCACATTGTCCACGCACATGGAAAGGGCGCGGGATTGTATGCCCGCTTCGTTTCCGCGGTAACGGGGATTCCGGGCGTTCACACGGCGCACGGAATTCACGTCGGAGAGTACGGTCGAATCGGCAGAAAGCTCTATAGCCTTTATGAGAATGTGAGCTCACTCTGGGTGAATCACGTAGTTCACGTATCAGACGAAGAGAAATCGCAGGCACAGATGCTCGGGTTGTGGCGAAAGCGGCCATCGACCGTAATCCCCAATGGCGTGACGAGCCACGAACCAAGTGAAATCAATGCCATGCGTGACCGCGCGCGCCGACACCTGCGCGCCCGGGAAGGCGTCCCTATCGTTGTCACGGCCAGCCGATTCGACTATCAGAAGAACATGCTGGAGGCTTATGCCGTAGCCAAGGCCCGGCCAGACATGCACTTCATCTGGATAGGTACCGGTGCTGACTCTCCGACGCTGACAGAGCGAGCTGCATCAGAGGGAGTGAGCAACATCAGCTTCCTCGGCCAGGTTGATAACCCCTTGGACCACTTGGCGGCCGCAGACGTCTATCTCTCGACTTCGCGCTGGGAGGGCCTTCCCTTGGCTGTACTGGAGGCAATGTCCCTTGGCATCCCTTCTGTTCTCTCGAATGTTACTGGACATGTCGAGCTTGTACGTACACATGGCGTCGGGCTTCTTTACACGCTGGGAGATATCGACTCAGCCACAGCTGCATTGTTGCGTGTTGCATACGAAAAGCCGCTTCAGAAGGCGCTGTCGGAGCAGGCACTTCACTCGCAGCTGCACAGATTCTCATCGAAGGTCGTCGCGATGGAGACCGCCGCCATTTATAAGAAAGTACTGGAAGTATGA
- a CDS encoding acyltransferase family protein — MNQFATPKPVVQTGHGKLDSIQALRAVAAFAVVVHHVGLTLDSYYSASLSSTLALLAGLGAAGVDLFFVISGYIIFRSTSKLESGFSSARNFLRKRVLRIYPAYWIWTSVLLLMWLGGLALKSHQYSLSVIAGSYLLIPVTRADGSLHPVLDQGWTLSFEMYFYLVFSSIILLGWLKKGLAWIALPFLLIACAGLLPAIPSGIRSVVSSPLVAEFLLGVCIGWALSKHQPASQSLRPIRWALMAIGAGLFAFAFLRGEVEGTGIDRLVIYGFPSAVLVTLALLAPSAPLLRRASWLGDASYSIYLTHGFFTLALGTLLKGGLSLGGAPAGLVLTVASVAILLISSTAYWLVEKPVARLLTGSGKSGNPVAASTLT; from the coding sequence ATGAACCAATTCGCCACTCCGAAGCCCGTCGTCCAAACCGGGCATGGAAAGCTTGACTCCATTCAAGCACTCAGGGCCGTCGCAGCATTTGCAGTGGTAGTTCATCACGTTGGACTGACCCTGGACAGCTACTACTCTGCTTCTCTCAGCTCCACGCTCGCCCTGCTGGCGGGGCTTGGGGCGGCGGGCGTCGACCTATTCTTCGTCATAAGTGGCTACATTATCTTCAGAAGCACTTCCAAGCTGGAGTCAGGGTTCTCTTCGGCACGGAACTTCCTGCGGAAGCGAGTGCTTCGCATCTATCCTGCCTACTGGATATGGACTTCAGTGCTGCTTCTCATGTGGCTTGGCGGACTAGCGCTTAAATCCCATCAATACTCCCTCTCCGTCATAGCGGGCTCATATCTCCTTATACCAGTGACCAGAGCGGATGGATCGTTGCACCCCGTCCTCGACCAAGGATGGACGCTGTCGTTTGAAATGTACTTCTACCTCGTTTTCTCTTCCATCATCCTTTTAGGCTGGCTTAAGAAGGGCCTTGCATGGATCGCACTCCCCTTCTTGCTGATTGCCTGCGCAGGACTTCTTCCCGCCATTCCTTCCGGCATACGCAGCGTGGTTTCATCACCCTTGGTCGCGGAGTTCCTCCTTGGTGTGTGCATAGGATGGGCTCTCTCCAAACATCAGCCGGCATCGCAATCCCTCCGACCAATACGGTGGGCTTTAATGGCTATCGGAGCGGGTCTCTTCGCGTTCGCCTTTCTTCGAGGAGAGGTTGAGGGAACGGGCATTGACAGGCTGGTTATATATGGATTCCCCAGTGCGGTGCTGGTAACGCTTGCACTGCTTGCTCCTTCCGCACCATTGTTGCGTCGAGCAAGCTGGCTGGGCGACGCCTCATATTCGATATATCTGACGCATGGATTCTTCACCTTGGCTCTTGGAACCTTACTGAAAGGCGGCCTCAGTCTCGGAGGAGCCCCGGCAGGTTTGGTACTTACTGTCGCCTCGGTCGCCATTCTGCTGATCTCCTCTACTGCCTACTGGCTTGTGGAAAAGCCCGTAGCGAGGCTGCTTACCGGAAGCGGGAAATCAGGCAACCCAGTTGCTGCATCCACACTCACCTAG
- a CDS encoding glycosyltransferase family 4 protein has protein sequence MKILFLNTYDDPADGGGVELTVWTLIRALKEKGHECVLVSTQPGRTLDLHEREGVRIWRAGIRNLYWPTKEKIASSLSKLAWHTVDGYSHLMQSHLKQVLELEKPDVVSVHSLPGWSASSWATIKSLGIPVVQVLHDQYSICARSSMFRNEHNCETQCTDCKLLRLPHRKASSAPSAVVGVSQFILDRHLQHGYFREVPIKAVINNTRNPKSLEVGALGIEHKGTRFGFIGRLDPSKGVEILLQAFSRFEHEDAQLWIAGDGDQKYVASLKEQTKDGRVSFLGRIKQRDFFPEVDAVVVPSLWNDTFPGVVFEALAFGKPVLGSLRGGIPEMIQHGQNGFLFDPDNDGELLSLLNQVASNPEERMAMGAAAKVSSRPFMDTEAWLNKYLALYAQLGSAA, from the coding sequence ATGAAAATATTGTTCCTGAACACATATGACGACCCGGCAGACGGCGGCGGCGTAGAGCTTACCGTTTGGACGCTGATCCGCGCCCTGAAGGAGAAAGGCCACGAGTGTGTTCTCGTCTCCACCCAGCCAGGGCGGACGCTTGACCTCCACGAGCGCGAAGGCGTGCGCATTTGGCGCGCAGGGATCCGCAACTTGTACTGGCCAACAAAGGAGAAGATCGCATCTTCGCTATCCAAACTCGCTTGGCATACGGTGGATGGCTACAGCCACTTGATGCAGAGCCACCTGAAACAGGTTCTCGAGCTGGAGAAACCTGATGTCGTGTCAGTACACAGCCTGCCTGGCTGGTCGGCCTCGTCGTGGGCGACCATAAAATCATTGGGCATCCCCGTCGTACAGGTTTTGCATGACCAGTACTCAATCTGTGCCCGGAGCTCGATGTTTCGCAATGAGCACAACTGCGAGACTCAATGTACGGACTGCAAGTTGCTACGCCTTCCCCACCGAAAAGCGAGCAGCGCGCCCTCTGCCGTGGTCGGGGTCAGCCAGTTCATTCTCGATCGCCATCTTCAGCACGGCTACTTCCGGGAAGTACCCATCAAAGCGGTCATCAACAATACGCGGAATCCAAAATCTCTCGAAGTCGGCGCCCTTGGGATTGAACACAAGGGCACTCGCTTCGGCTTCATCGGCCGTCTAGATCCAAGCAAAGGCGTTGAGATCCTTCTTCAGGCCTTTTCACGCTTCGAGCACGAGGACGCGCAACTCTGGATCGCAGGCGATGGCGACCAGAAGTATGTAGCATCTCTCAAAGAACAAACCAAGGACGGCCGGGTAAGCTTCCTGGGCAGAATCAAACAGCGAGACTTCTTCCCGGAAGTCGATGCCGTTGTCGTACCCTCTCTCTGGAATGACACCTTCCCGGGAGTGGTATTTGAGGCTCTCGCCTTCGGCAAGCCTGTTCTGGGGTCGCTCCGGGGTGGGATACCTGAAATGATCCAGCACGGCCAGAATGGCTTCCTCTTTGACCCAGACAACGACGGCGAGCTTCTCAGCCTTCTGAATCAAGTCGCAAGCAACCCCGAAGAGCGCATGGCGATGGGAGCCGCAGCCAAGGTATCTTCACGCCCATTCATGGATACCGAGGCGTGGCTGAACAAGTACCTCGCTCTATACGCGCAACTCGGAAGTGCCGCATGA